The Mycobacterium sp. 3519A genome contains a region encoding:
- the dprA gene encoding DNA-processing protein DprA: protein MTDPRLRAVAYLSRVVEPPCPQLAALVAGVGPVEAAERVKRRVVGDDLLRLTEARYEIDCAAEDLEVLDRLGGRLITEEDDEWPLLAFTAFNGIDTTKRPEGRPPLALWVLGPARLDTVAERAAGIVGTRASSAYGEHVAGELAAGLAERDVVVVSGGAYGIDGSAHRAALAADGFTVAVLAGGIDVPYPAGHADLLRRIGQEGLLVTEYPPGLRPQRHRFLTRNRLVAALSGATVVVEAGARSGAANTAAWATALGRGVCAVPGPITSSTSVGCHVLLRGGAILVTRADEVLELVGRVGELAADPQRPTSRLDGLAPNELRVYDAFPARGARTVEQLSVASGLPPTQLLGPLSMLEISGLVVSQGGRWKRALR, encoded by the coding sequence ATGACCGATCCGAGGCTGCGTGCCGTGGCGTATCTGTCCCGGGTGGTCGAACCGCCGTGCCCGCAACTCGCCGCGTTGGTGGCCGGCGTCGGGCCGGTCGAGGCCGCCGAGCGGGTGAAGCGGCGGGTCGTGGGTGACGACCTGTTGCGGCTCACCGAGGCGCGCTATGAGATTGATTGTGCTGCAGAAGATCTCGAGGTGTTGGACCGCTTGGGTGGTCGGCTGATCACCGAGGAAGACGACGAATGGCCGCTGCTGGCGTTCACGGCGTTCAACGGCATCGATACGACGAAGCGGCCGGAGGGTCGCCCGCCGCTGGCGTTGTGGGTGCTGGGTCCTGCGCGGCTCGACACTGTGGCCGAGCGCGCCGCCGGCATCGTCGGCACCCGTGCGTCCAGTGCGTACGGTGAGCATGTCGCAGGGGAGTTGGCGGCCGGTCTCGCGGAGCGCGATGTAGTGGTGGTGTCCGGCGGCGCCTACGGCATCGACGGGTCGGCCCACCGCGCCGCGCTGGCCGCCGACGGATTCACCGTCGCGGTGTTGGCCGGCGGCATCGACGTGCCCTACCCGGCGGGCCACGCGGACCTGTTGCGGCGGATCGGCCAGGAGGGCCTGTTGGTCACGGAGTATCCGCCGGGCCTGCGCCCGCAGCGGCACAGGTTCTTGACTCGCAACCGGCTTGTCGCAGCGTTGTCGGGGGCGACGGTGGTGGTCGAGGCCGGGGCGCGAAGTGGCGCGGCCAACACCGCGGCGTGGGCGACGGCGCTGGGTCGCGGCGTGTGCGCGGTGCCGGGGCCGATCACGTCGTCGACGTCCGTCGGATGCCACGTGCTGTTGCGCGGCGGCGCCATTTTGGTCACCCGCGCTGACGAGGTGCTCGAACTGGTCGGCCGGGTGGGTGAATTGGCGGCCGACCCGCAGCGGCCGACGTCGCGTCTGGACGGGCTGGCGCCCAACGAACTGCGGGTCTACGACGCGTTTCCGGCCCGCGGCGCGCGCACCGTCGAGCAACTTTCCGTCGCATCGGGTTTGCCACCGACACAGTTGCTGGGCCCGCTTTCGATGCTTGAGATCTCAGGTCTGGTCGTCAGCCAAGGTGGACGGTGGAAACGGGCTCTCCGGTAA
- a CDS encoding siderophore-interacting protein produces the protein MAGRPLNTFEVVRTEQLTPHLIRVVLGGAGFDTFVPNEFTDSYVKIVFVNDNVDVAALPHPLTMDSFNDLPAELRPTVRTYTVRRVDPERREIAIDFVVHGEHGVAGPWAASATPGQAAYVTNANGAYSPDPAADWHLFAGDEAAVPAISAALEALPDNAIGQVFIEVAGPEDEIALKAPSGVEVRWIYRGGRADLVPEDVAGDNAPLITAVKEAAWLPGQVQVFIHGEAQAVMHNLRPYIRKERGVEAKWAASISGYWRRGRTEETFRQWKRELAAAEASA, from the coding sequence GTGGCAGGGCGACCGTTGAACACGTTCGAAGTGGTGCGCACCGAGCAGTTGACCCCGCACCTGATCCGCGTCGTCCTCGGCGGTGCCGGCTTCGACACGTTCGTCCCCAACGAATTCACCGACTCCTATGTCAAGATCGTGTTCGTCAACGACAACGTCGACGTCGCCGCGCTGCCGCACCCACTGACAATGGACAGCTTCAACGACCTGCCCGCCGAACTACGGCCGACGGTGCGCACCTACACGGTGCGCCGGGTCGACCCAGAGCGCAGGGAGATCGCCATCGACTTCGTCGTGCACGGCGAGCACGGCGTGGCGGGGCCGTGGGCGGCATCGGCCACCCCGGGCCAAGCCGCCTACGTGACGAACGCCAACGGCGCGTACTCGCCCGACCCCGCGGCCGACTGGCACCTGTTCGCGGGCGACGAGGCGGCTGTCCCGGCCATCAGCGCCGCGCTGGAAGCGTTGCCCGACAACGCGATTGGGCAGGTGTTCATCGAGGTCGCCGGACCCGAGGACGAGATCGCGCTGAAAGCGCCGTCCGGTGTCGAGGTGCGGTGGATCTACCGCGGCGGCCGGGCCGACCTGGTGCCCGAGGACGTCGCGGGCGACAACGCGCCGTTGATCACGGCGGTCAAGGAAGCCGCCTGGCTGCCTGGGCAGGTGCAGGTCTTCATCCACGGCGAGGCGCAGGCCGTCATGCACAACCTGCGGCCCTACATCCGCAAGGAACGCGGCGTCGAGGCCAAGTGGGCCGCGTCGATCTCCGGCTACTGGCGGCGCGGCCGCACCGAGGAGACGTTCCGGCAGTGGAAGCGCGAGCTGGCCGCGGCGGAAGCGTCCGCCTAG